The following are encoded in a window of Solibacillus sp. FSL R7-0668 genomic DNA:
- a CDS encoding histidine kinase translates to MKYVKGRMDESILVCVYYGQNGERLIRRGHKLATLLDCPLYVLTVDSKPLDAFDAEKSGYIEQWQQLADELEIEKFIIKDNEKRPIHKVITEIAMDFDITQIIVGQSAQSRWEEITKGSFLNVLLKEIPFVDFHIVSVKRPSEDELIDIYEKGVRAYLVKENEQYKVAFTCPKVGSLEGIFFKEIGTDFDNGIFKFNYNGKLHEVDMTEGFVNHTDIIPKECFLSKE, encoded by the coding sequence ATGAAATATGTAAAAGGCCGAATGGATGAAAGTATTTTAGTTTGTGTGTATTACGGGCAGAATGGGGAACGCCTAATTCGCCGTGGACACAAACTCGCTACTTTACTCGATTGCCCATTATATGTTTTAACGGTGGATTCCAAGCCACTTGACGCATTTGACGCTGAAAAATCTGGCTATATCGAACAATGGCAACAATTAGCCGACGAATTAGAAATTGAAAAATTTATTATTAAAGACAACGAGAAACGCCCGATTCATAAAGTGATTACAGAAATCGCAATGGACTTTGATATTACGCAAATTATCGTTGGGCAAAGTGCGCAAAGCCGTTGGGAGGAAATTACGAAAGGTTCCTTTTTGAATGTACTATTAAAAGAGATTCCATTCGTAGACTTCCACATCGTTTCAGTCAAGCGCCCTTCTGAAGACGAGCTAATCGACATCTACGAAAAAGGGGTGCGTGCTTACTTAGTCAAAGAAAACGAGCAGTACAAAGTAGCGTTCACTTGTCCAAAAGTCGGATCGCTTGAAGGGATTTTCTTCAAGGAGATCGGCACCGACTTCGATAATGGCATTTTTAAATTTAATTACAATGGAAAACTTCATGAAGTCGATATGACAGAAGGCTTTGTCAATCATACTGATATTATTCCAAAAGAATGTTTCCTATCAAAAGAATAA
- a CDS encoding Na+/H+ antiporter subunit A, whose product MIVALSILLPFIAAALIPLLYRRMSGIHLGWFVLAVPVVLFSYLTTYIPRIARGETFIHTFEWIPSYGIKITTYLDGLSMIFSLLITGVGSLVILYSIFYLSSKESLHHFYCYLLLFMGAMLGVVFSDNLMVLYTFWELTSVSSFLLIAFWHHRKASRAGARKAMTITVSGGVAMLAGFLMLYVASGTFSIREMIANLEVVQASSYFVPAMCLVLLGAFTKSAQFPFHIWLPDAMEAPTPVSAYLHSATMVKAGIYLVARTTPIFGGHEVWFWSVSAVGLVTLFWGSLNAVKQFDLKALLAYSTISQLGLIMSLFGLGSAALALGYSADSVIYTQATFAALFHLINHSTFKGALFMMVGIVDHEVGTRDIRRLGGLMALMPSTFTIAVIGSFSMAGLPPFNGFLSKEMFFAATLKIAQLDLFSLDAIGLVFPIVAWVASIFTFIYCVIIVMRTFFGKLQPDRLEKPPHEAPIGMLISPYILIALVIGIFIFPNVLGHYILRPAMASIYPTFPSVDELTPHIAAWHGYINTELMMTFGVIVVGIFLYRTLKKWRPMYKLIPQSFTLNVIYERVIGSGEQISGVLTKRYMNGNLTYYFIYIYVFFVVMLAGYMMYADLFSWNPGKDSVIEPYELLLVFVMIAAAVAILFVKQRITTVLLNGVLGYSVAFFFVVFRAPDLALTQLVVESVTTALFLLSFKFLPKLQPENASKAWNFTKITISIAVGATVTLMGLAVMNYDKFEPISAYFEDAYNLAGGKNIVNTILGDFRAFDTMLEVVVLFIAGLGVYTLIKLKAKKGDTDVEN is encoded by the coding sequence TTGATTGTTGCATTATCGATTTTACTCCCATTTATTGCAGCGGCTCTTATTCCGCTTTTATACAGGCGAATGAGCGGCATTCATTTAGGATGGTTTGTTTTAGCTGTGCCTGTTGTCTTATTTTCGTATTTAACTACTTATATCCCTCGAATTGCCCGTGGTGAAACCTTCATACACACGTTTGAGTGGATCCCCTCTTATGGTATTAAAATTACCACCTATTTAGACGGTTTGAGCATGATTTTTAGTTTACTTATTACCGGAGTAGGTAGTTTAGTAATCCTTTATTCAATTTTCTACTTATCATCAAAAGAATCCTTGCATCACTTTTATTGCTACCTGCTACTGTTTATGGGGGCAATGTTAGGTGTTGTATTTTCCGATAATTTAATGGTACTTTATACGTTTTGGGAATTGACGAGTGTGTCATCCTTCCTATTAATCGCCTTTTGGCATCACCGAAAAGCATCGCGTGCAGGTGCGCGGAAAGCAATGACGATCACTGTTTCGGGTGGTGTTGCGATGTTAGCGGGCTTTTTGATGCTGTATGTGGCTTCAGGGACCTTTAGCATTCGCGAAATGATTGCCAATTTAGAAGTGGTACAAGCAAGCTCTTACTTTGTACCGGCAATGTGCTTAGTGCTACTCGGTGCGTTTACGAAATCTGCCCAGTTTCCTTTCCATATTTGGTTACCGGATGCGATGGAGGCACCAACACCAGTATCCGCATATTTGCACTCGGCCACGATGGTGAAAGCGGGTATTTATCTTGTAGCACGTACGACGCCGATTTTTGGTGGGCATGAGGTATGGTTCTGGTCTGTGAGTGCTGTCGGTTTAGTGACACTGTTTTGGGGGTCCTTGAATGCGGTAAAGCAGTTTGACTTAAAGGCGCTTCTTGCTTATTCAACCATTAGTCAGCTTGGCTTGATTATGAGCTTGTTTGGGCTCGGCTCGGCGGCATTGGCATTAGGCTATTCTGCAGATTCTGTGATTTATACGCAAGCAACTTTTGCGGCATTATTCCATTTAATTAACCACTCTACATTTAAAGGTGCGCTCTTTATGATGGTGGGAATTGTGGACCATGAAGTTGGTACACGTGATATTCGTCGCTTAGGTGGCTTAATGGCACTGATGCCGTCTACCTTTACGATTGCGGTCATTGGGAGCTTCTCGATGGCTGGGTTACCGCCATTTAACGGCTTTTTAAGTAAGGAAATGTTTTTTGCGGCAACATTGAAGATTGCGCAGCTTGATCTTTTCTCCCTTGATGCGATTGGCTTAGTATTCCCGATTGTAGCATGGGTAGCGAGTATATTTACGTTTATTTACTGTGTCATCATTGTCATGCGCACATTCTTTGGGAAGCTACAGCCAGATCGATTAGAAAAGCCACCACATGAAGCGCCGATTGGTATGCTTATTTCACCATATATTTTAATCGCGCTTGTTATTGGGATTTTTATTTTCCCGAATGTGTTAGGGCATTATATTTTACGTCCTGCGATGGCGAGTATTTATCCAACCTTCCCATCCGTAGATGAGCTGACACCACATATTGCAGCATGGCATGGCTATATTAATACAGAGCTGATGATGACATTTGGTGTTATAGTAGTGGGCATTTTCCTCTATCGAACGCTGAAAAAATGGCGTCCGATGTATAAGTTAATTCCGCAAAGTTTTACACTAAATGTGATTTATGAGCGTGTGATTGGCTCAGGGGAACAGATTTCAGGTGTGCTAACGAAGCGCTATATGAATGGCAATTTGACGTATTATTTTATCTATATTTATGTGTTTTTTGTGGTGATGCTAGCGGGTTATATGATGTATGCAGATTTATTTAGCTGGAATCCGGGTAAGGACTCGGTGATTGAGCCGTATGAACTGCTACTAGTATTTGTCATGATTGCGGCAGCGGTTGCGATACTTTTTGTGAAGCAACGTATTACGACGGTGCTGCTTAATGGGGTGCTTGGTTATTCGGTAGCGTTTTTCTTTGTCGTGTTCCGCGCACCGGATTTAGCATTAACACAGCTCGTTGTAGAATCCGTAACAACAGCGCTTTTCTTGTTATCATTTAAATTTTTACCTAAATTGCAGCCAGAAAATGCATCGAAGGCGTGGAATTTTACAAAGATTACGATTTCGATTGCTGTCGGTGCAACGGTGACATTAATGGGGTTAGCGGTCATGAATTATGACAAATTTGAGCCAATTTCCGCTTACTTTGAAGACGCGTACAACTTAGCGGGCGGCAAAAATATCGTCAATACGATTTTAGGTGATTTCCGTGCGTTTGATACGATGTTAGAAGTCGTAGTGTTATTTATTGCAGGGCTTGGCGTCTATACACTCATAAAGCTCAAGGCGAAAAAGGGGGATACAGACGTTGAAAATTAA
- a CDS encoding Na(+)/H(+) antiporter subunit B, whose amino-acid sequence MKINDVILKTVVRGVVFIVFTLGLYLFFAGHNAPGGGFIGGLVLGSGIVLLYLTYDIETVHKGMPFDFKRVAALGVLLATGTAVGSLFFDAPFLTQTDGYFDLPFLGEKHLSTVTIFEAGVALTVVGTLVTIILNISEDE is encoded by the coding sequence TTGAAAATTAATGATGTTATTTTAAAAACCGTCGTGCGTGGCGTTGTATTCATCGTTTTTACGCTTGGGCTGTACTTATTTTTCGCAGGCCATAATGCACCTGGTGGCGGCTTTATCGGGGGACTTGTCCTTGGTTCGGGCATCGTCCTGCTGTATTTGACGTATGACATTGAAACGGTGCATAAAGGGATGCCGTTTGATTTTAAAAGGGTTGCAGCATTGGGTGTCCTTCTTGCAACGGGGACGGCTGTCGGTTCCTTGTTTTTTGATGCACCGTTCTTAACGCAAACGGATGGCTATTTTGACCTTCCGTTTTTGGGCGAAAAACATTTATCGACAGTGACGATTTTTGAGGCAGGTGTAGCGCTCACAGTAGTAGGGACGCTTGTGACGATTATTTTAAATATAAGTGAGGATGAATAG
- a CDS encoding Na(+)/H(+) antiporter subunit C → MESLMIVLVGILVAVATYLILSRSVLRVIVGTAILSHAVHLLLLTVGGLKKGNVPLLGEAVAPYTDALPQALILTAIVISFAVTAFLLVLAYRMYLTNGSDDFHKLGGSSDE, encoded by the coding sequence ATGGAATCATTAATGATTGTGCTTGTTGGCATACTCGTGGCAGTCGCTACTTATTTAATCCTCTCTCGTAGCGTATTACGTGTCATTGTGGGAACAGCGATTTTGTCGCATGCTGTGCATCTTTTATTGCTGACGGTAGGTGGCTTAAAAAAAGGAAATGTGCCGCTACTTGGGGAGGCGGTTGCACCTTATACGGATGCGTTACCACAGGCACTTATTTTAACAGCGATTGTGATTAGCTTTGCGGTAACTGCATTTTTACTTGTGCTGGCCTATCGCATGTATTTAACGAATGGTAGCGACGACTTCCATAAGCTTGGAGGTTCGTCTGATGAGTAA
- a CDS encoding Na+/H+ antiporter subunit D, which produces MSNILVLPLIVPIITAALLVFLNESIKLQRIVSLLTMLFVTGISVVLLRLIQTEGILRLDFSGWLPPFGILFVGDSFSVLLVLTSSIVTTLCLVYAFSTIGKEQEKMYFYPFVLFLVAGVNGSFLTGDIFNLFVCFEVMLLASYALIALGGRKIQLRESLKYVLINVVASWMFLVALAYLYGTVKTLNMAHIAQRVAEVGQEPMLTLVSLVFLVVFALKGGLLLFFWLPGSYSVPSTAVQALFAALLTKVGIYALFRTFTLMFPLQPEITHTILGVMAGLTIIAGCMGALSGKDVRTIASYNVIIGVGFILMALAIGNEQAFAGAVYYLIHDMIAKALLFLLIGTMVLLTGEIVVKNMNGLIRNYPLFGWIYFITMCALIGIPPLSGFVGKVLIGQGAVEQGAYVLLALGFGSSIIVMYSLLRIFLASFFGETSISEEDKKPMPKGAYVSFVALAICMIGLGVGAEGIAVYVNDAAHTLANPAVYIEAILNTNK; this is translated from the coding sequence ATGAGTAATATTTTGGTTTTGCCATTAATTGTGCCGATTATTACCGCGGCCTTATTAGTATTTTTGAATGAATCGATTAAGCTACAGCGTATTGTAAGCTTGTTGACGATGCTTTTTGTGACGGGCATTTCGGTAGTGCTGCTGCGGCTTATTCAAACAGAGGGCATTTTGCGTCTTGATTTTAGTGGCTGGCTGCCGCCGTTTGGAATTTTATTCGTAGGGGATTCGTTTTCGGTATTGCTTGTGCTTACGTCAAGCATTGTGACGACGCTTTGTTTAGTTTATGCGTTTTCGACAATCGGCAAAGAACAAGAAAAAATGTACTTCTATCCATTTGTCCTGTTTTTAGTAGCGGGTGTGAATGGTTCGTTTTTGACGGGGGATATTTTTAATTTATTTGTGTGCTTTGAAGTGATGCTGCTTGCTTCGTATGCATTAATTGCACTTGGTGGTAGGAAAATTCAGCTACGCGAGTCATTGAAGTATGTCCTGATTAATGTTGTGGCTTCATGGATGTTTTTAGTGGCGTTAGCGTATTTGTACGGCACAGTGAAGACATTGAATATGGCGCATATTGCACAGCGTGTTGCAGAGGTGGGACAAGAGCCGATGCTAACGCTTGTATCGCTCGTTTTCTTAGTCGTTTTTGCGCTAAAAGGAGGCTTACTGCTATTCTTTTGGCTACCGGGTTCGTATAGTGTGCCATCGACCGCTGTGCAGGCATTGTTTGCTGCATTATTAACAAAGGTCGGGATTTATGCATTGTTCCGTACATTTACACTCATGTTTCCACTACAGCCTGAAATTACGCATACGATTTTAGGTGTGATGGCGGGGCTAACGATTATTGCTGGCTGTATGGGCGCGTTGTCGGGGAAAGATGTGCGAACAATTGCGTCATATAACGTCATTATCGGGGTTGGCTTTATACTAATGGCGCTCGCAATTGGCAATGAACAGGCATTTGCAGGGGCTGTGTATTATTTAATTCATGACATGATTGCTAAAGCTTTATTATTCCTCTTAATTGGGACGATGGTACTGTTAACAGGTGAAATTGTCGTAAAAAATATGAACGGGCTTATACGAAACTATCCGTTGTTTGGCTGGATTTACTTTATCACGATGTGTGCATTAATTGGGATTCCGCCGTTAAGTGGATTTGTTGGGAAAGTATTAATTGGGCAGGGTGCTGTTGAACAAGGTGCATATGTATTACTCGCATTAGGCTTTGGTTCGAGTATTATTGTGATGTACTCGCTTCTTCGCATTTTCCTCGCTTCATTTTTCGGTGAAACGTCCATTAGTGAAGAGGATAAAAAACCTATGCCAAAGGGTGCCTATGTATCATTTGTGGCACTAGCAATCTGCATGATTGGACTGGGTGTCGGCGCGGAAGGAATTGCTGTCTATGTCAACGATGCAGCTCATACATTGGCGAATCCAGCGGTGTATATCGAGGCAATTTTGAACACGAATAAGTAA
- a CDS encoding Na+/H+ antiporter subunit E, producing the protein MLGQFILNIFIAALWFLLKDDPNADFTTFMSGFFIGMLILYAMHRFFGTQFYLRRVVKILKLILLFIRELLMSSMEVLKQVLDPQLKITPGIFTYETCLEGDWQITVLALLLTLTPGSVVMEVSEDGKTFYIHAMDIVESKETVLRSIGKFETAIWEVTQ; encoded by the coding sequence ATGTTAGGTCAATTTATTCTTAATATTTTTATTGCGGCGTTGTGGTTTCTCTTAAAGGACGATCCGAATGCTGATTTTACAACATTTATGTCAGGTTTCTTTATAGGGATGCTGATTTTATATGCGATGCACCGATTTTTCGGTACACAATTTTACTTGCGCCGTGTAGTAAAGATTTTGAAGCTCATCCTATTATTTATTCGAGAGCTACTCATGTCGAGCATGGAAGTGTTAAAGCAAGTGCTCGATCCTCAGCTGAAAATTACACCGGGCATTTTTACATATGAAACATGTCTTGAGGGGGATTGGCAGATTACGGTTTTAGCATTGCTCCTCACGTTGACGCCTGGCTCTGTCGTAATGGAAGTATCGGAGGACGGCAAGACGTTTTACATTCACGCGATGGACATTGTCGAATCGAAGGAAACGGTGCTGCGTTCAATTGGCAAGTTTGAAACAGCCATCTGGGAGGTGACACAATGA
- a CDS encoding Na(+)/H(+) antiporter subunit F1, with translation MIDLILKASLLLFMVAIALSLVRVIKGPSLPDRAIALDTIGVNLISAIAIISIVLKTKAFLEAILILGILAFIGTIAFSKYIERGVIVERKSAD, from the coding sequence ATGATTGATTTGATTTTAAAGGCGTCCTTACTGTTATTTATGGTGGCCATTGCACTGTCATTAGTACGTGTCATTAAAGGGCCATCCTTGCCAGATCGTGCGATTGCGCTCGATACAATTGGCGTGAATTTAATATCGGCGATTGCCATTATTTCTATTGTGCTAAAGACGAAAGCTTTTTTAGAGGCGATTTTGATTTTAGGGATTTTAGCCTTTATCGGGACGATTGCCTTCTCGAAATATATTGAAAGAGGTGTCATCGTTGAGCGTAAATCAGCTGATTGA
- a CDS encoding Na+/H+ antiporter subunit G, translated as MSVNQLIELMAALFILFGAIVSVISAFGMIRLPDVYTRSHAATKSATLSVLLCLFGAFVYFWIHDGYVSIRLILGIVFVFITAPVAGHLVVRAAYRSRVPLAAGSGEDALKPVLFGDEDLHVKSEVEQIK; from the coding sequence TTGAGCGTAAATCAGCTGATTGAGTTAATGGCGGCTCTGTTCATTTTATTTGGCGCGATTGTGAGTGTCATTAGTGCATTCGGCATGATTCGCTTACCGGATGTTTATACACGTTCCCATGCAGCAACGAAAAGTGCGACATTATCGGTATTGCTTTGCTTATTTGGGGCGTTCGTGTATTTTTGGATTCATGATGGCTATGTGAGTATTCGTTTAATATTAGGAATTGTGTTTGTCTTTATTACCGCACCCGTGGCAGGGCATTTAGTCGTTCGCGCGGCCTATCGTTCACGCGTACCACTTGCAGCCGGTTCGGGTGAGGATGCATTAAAGCCAGTGCTATTCGGTGATGAGGATTTGCACGTAAAATCAGAGGTAGAGCAAATAAAATAA
- a CDS encoding GntR family transcriptional regulator, with amino-acid sequence MDFNAQSTTPIYLQIADWLEQEILADRLLPDGKVYSQYQLAEIFNINPATAGKGLTILVEKEILYKKRGLGMFVKTDAKQRILATRRSETLTRMAKEIVQEAQRLAVSDEDLIALIKYIQQEG; translated from the coding sequence TTGGATTTCAATGCGCAAAGTACGACGCCCATTTATCTACAAATTGCTGATTGGCTGGAGCAGGAAATATTGGCCGATCGCTTGCTGCCGGATGGTAAAGTGTATTCGCAATATCAGCTCGCAGAAATTTTTAATATTAATCCGGCTACAGCAGGAAAAGGGTTAACCATTTTAGTAGAAAAAGAAATTCTCTATAAAAAAAGGGGACTGGGGATGTTTGTGAAAACGGATGCCAAACAACGAATTTTAGCAACACGTCGGAGTGAAACATTGACACGAATGGCGAAGGAAATCGTGCAAGAGGCCCAACGTTTAGCTGTTTCGGATGAAGATTTAATCGCGTTAATTAAATATATTCAACAGGAGGGATGA
- a CDS encoding ABC transporter ATP-binding protein, with the protein MIVCEQLQKHYGKKVILANISFQIEEPKIIGLIGRNGVGKSTLLKLLAGHLKPSHGTVEVVGKKAFQNLTVAANTILIEDAMTFPAVLTLKEILQTAPRFYVNFALDLALELLNFSGISEKAYHYQLSKGQKAAFNLIYGIASRSAVTLLDEPMNGMDETIRDDMYRVILKDFLAYPRVILMSSHYLNEMEHLIEDILLLHEGQVELFAPVDEVQNLAVKLVGQKENIEAHLVDYEVLATRNNGPIFEAIVKNNERPLPEQVRMQNLSASDVCKVLTATKGGSIDDIYRNSESGA; encoded by the coding sequence GTGATTGTATGTGAGCAACTGCAAAAGCATTATGGGAAAAAAGTGATTTTAGCAAATATTTCGTTTCAAATTGAGGAACCGAAAATTATAGGACTGATTGGGCGCAATGGTGTGGGAAAGTCGACACTATTAAAGTTATTGGCTGGGCATTTGAAGCCTTCTCATGGCACAGTGGAGGTCGTGGGGAAAAAAGCTTTTCAAAATTTAACGGTGGCAGCGAATACGATTTTAATAGAGGATGCAATGACATTTCCAGCGGTGCTGACGTTAAAGGAAATTTTGCAAACAGCACCGAGGTTTTACGTTAATTTTGCACTGGATTTAGCGTTGGAGCTTTTAAATTTTAGCGGTATTTCGGAAAAGGCGTATCATTATCAGCTGTCAAAGGGGCAAAAAGCGGCCTTTAACTTAATTTATGGCATTGCTAGTCGCAGCGCAGTGACCTTGCTGGATGAGCCGATGAATGGCATGGACGAAACGATTCGCGATGACATGTATCGTGTGATTTTGAAGGATTTTTTAGCGTATCCACGCGTCATCCTGATGTCGAGCCATTATTTAAATGAGATGGAGCATTTGATTGAGGACATTTTGCTCTTGCATGAAGGTCAGGTTGAGCTATTTGCACCGGTCGATGAAGTGCAAAATTTGGCGGTGAAGCTTGTTGGCCAAAAGGAAAATATCGAAGCACATTTAGTTGATTATGAAGTGTTGGCTACGCGTAATAATGGACCGATTTTTGAGGCGATTGTAAAAAATAATGAACGACCGCTACCAGAGCAGGTGCGCATGCAAAATCTTTCGGCGAGTGATGTGTGTAAAGTGTTAACTGCAACGAAGGGAGGTTCTATTGATGACATCTATCGTAACAGTGAGTCCGGCGCGTAA
- a CDS encoding silver transporter: MTSIVTVSPARNVWEQVKWKCKAYSSMFSTVILVHLIIGFLTSEGTGSFYIGGNFEGRTYTLDALFIFSVILMLGLGWMLASNTLAQDQRSIVTTNQTEVLSMFIFTIILAIFTVMSALSVHCITIALEILKTDAPFILENPFFSSNTILAFAVCITLACAVGYFVRAVFQFSKIVLVLLAIALFFVIRANGMSFWGVIFGVNVWEIIGYSSLYILLVWTIIFVIRQFREVHRS, encoded by the coding sequence ATGACATCTATCGTAACAGTGAGTCCGGCGCGTAATGTTTGGGAGCAGGTAAAGTGGAAGTGTAAGGCTTATAGCTCCATGTTTAGTACCGTTATCTTAGTGCATCTGATTATTGGGTTTTTAACATCAGAGGGTACGGGTTCCTTTTATATTGGGGGGAACTTTGAAGGACGCACCTATACATTAGATGCCCTATTTATTTTTAGTGTGATTTTAATGCTGGGGCTTGGCTGGATGCTTGCGTCAAATACATTAGCACAAGATCAACGCTCGATTGTGACTACTAATCAAACAGAGGTTTTATCGATGTTTATATTTACGATAATCCTCGCTATTTTTACAGTTATGTCAGCGTTAAGCGTACATTGCATTACGATTGCGCTTGAAATTTTGAAAACCGATGCACCATTTATATTAGAAAATCCATTCTTTTCATCGAATACGATTCTTGCCTTTGCTGTATGTATTACATTAGCTTGCGCAGTTGGTTATTTTGTGCGCGCCGTATTTCAGTTCTCGAAAATCGTACTGGTACTGCTTGCAATCGCTTTATTTTTTGTGATACGTGCAAATGGCATGAGTTTTTGGGGTGTGATTTTTGGGGTAAATGTATGGGAGATTATCGGGTACAGCAGCTTATACATTCTGCTAGTATGGACCATTATTTTTGTTATTCGTCAGTTTAGAGAGGTGCATCGATCATGA
- a CDS encoding glucose-6-phosphate isomerase gives MNMLVWMTIIQAAVVIVLAILMTRFRIWRPKRTFYFALVYMACGLVAFVYLAFVSQKIDRAESTEFLKQQREENIKQSERLQHRDFSVLKEEHLKFTKTFEATAEDVMISRRQLNYSIQTVINWTDATDHKITVSYYETPFYMKGINVTPYSKQPKITFSNNTISIQDQDAKVSMKTMDMSVQMLENIETNGYAIDSVDGLIGNRILYLNVPKHFNIIDNGI, from the coding sequence ATGAATATGCTAGTGTGGATGACAATTATTCAGGCTGCTGTAGTAATAGTACTCGCGATTTTGATGACAAGGTTTCGTATTTGGCGGCCGAAGCGTACGTTTTATTTCGCGCTTGTTTATATGGCTTGTGGACTTGTGGCATTCGTCTACTTGGCCTTTGTCTCACAGAAGATTGATCGGGCGGAATCAACTGAATTTTTAAAGCAGCAGCGTGAGGAAAATATAAAGCAATCCGAGCGTTTGCAGCACCGTGATTTTAGTGTGTTAAAAGAGGAGCATCTAAAGTTTACGAAAACATTTGAAGCTACAGCAGAGGATGTAATGATATCGCGTAGGCAACTGAATTATTCTATTCAAACCGTGATTAATTGGACGGACGCAACGGATCATAAAATTACGGTTAGCTATTATGAAACGCCTTTTTATATGAAGGGAATAAATGTAACACCGTATAGTAAGCAGCCTAAAATTACCTTTAGCAATAATACAATCTCTATTCAAGACCAAGATGCGAAGGTGTCGATGAAAACGATGGATATGTCTGTACAGATGCTAGAAAATATAGAAACGAACGGCTATGCGATTGATTCGGTGGATGGATTAATTGGAAATCGGATTTTATACTTGAATGTTCCGAAGCACTTCAATATCATTGATAATGGTATATAA
- a CDS encoding metallophosphoesterase, with translation MKKLIKLLIGIAVIYAFFYVNNHWLVVTEHTYESEKIPKSFDGFRITQVTDLHDATFGKNQSRLVEKVRATKPDAIFLTGDLVDSRRYDLENSLQAVAEFVDIADVYYVLGNHEVALNLTDEIYAALMDLGVHVLPNDAVTIERDGERIVIAGIEDPLMGQNVEMSIEAARQQVGTDSFTMLLSHRPEQFAAYVDKEIDLVFTGHAHGGQIRLPFIGGIVAPAQGLFPTYTAGVFEERDTTMIVSRGLGNSLFPFRIFNLPEIITVQLNR, from the coding sequence TTGAAAAAATTAATCAAATTGCTGATAGGAATCGCCGTTATTTATGCATTTTTTTATGTAAATAATCATTGGCTTGTTGTAACTGAGCATACGTATGAATCTGAAAAAATTCCGAAGAGCTTTGACGGCTTTCGCATTACGCAAGTGACGGATTTACATGATGCAACGTTTGGAAAAAATCAATCACGGTTAGTAGAAAAAGTACGGGCAACGAAGCCAGATGCCATTTTTCTTACAGGTGATTTAGTCGATAGTAGACGCTATGATTTGGAAAATAGCTTGCAGGCGGTTGCAGAGTTTGTGGACATTGCGGATGTTTATTATGTGCTGGGTAATCATGAGGTGGCGCTTAATTTGACAGATGAAATTTATGCGGCACTGATGGATTTAGGTGTGCACGTCTTACCAAATGACGCAGTAACGATTGAGCGTGACGGGGAACGCATCGTTATTGCCGGTATTGAGGATCCGTTAATGGGGCAAAACGTGGAGATGTCGATTGAGGCAGCACGACAACAGGTAGGGACCGATTCCTTTACGATGCTGTTATCTCATCGGCCGGAGCAATTCGCAGCCTATGTCGATAAGGAAATAGATTTAGTATTCACTGGTCATGCACATGGTGGTCAAATTCGCTTGCCATTTATTGGGGGTATTGTGGCGCCAGCGCAAGGGTTATTTCCAACTTATACAGCCGGTGTTTTTGAAGAACGTGATACAACAATGATTGTGAGTAGAGGGCTAGGTAATAGCCTTTTCCCATTCCGTATTTTTAATTTACCTGAGATTATTACAGTACAATTGAATCGTTAA
- a CDS encoding rhodanese-like domain-containing protein has product MEQWITLIALVLIIVMIFRFMPKKGVKYITTKELQPLLEQEGIVFVDVRSANEYKEAHIPQFLNRPLGTYLGDLPKDKPIVVICQSGVRSNKACKELVKLGYTDVTNVRRGMNGLRAG; this is encoded by the coding sequence ATGGAACAATGGATAACATTGATTGCACTTGTGTTAATTATAGTGATGATTTTTCGCTTTATGCCGAAAAAGGGTGTGAAGTATATAACAACGAAGGAATTACAGCCGCTGCTTGAGCAGGAGGGCATCGTATTTGTGGATGTGCGTTCTGCGAATGAATATAAAGAGGCTCATATTCCGCAATTTTTAAATCGCCCCCTTGGTACGTATTTAGGGGATTTACCAAAGGACAAGCCGATTGTCGTCATTTGCCAGAGCGGTGTGCGCAGCAATAAGGCGTGCAAGGAGCTTGTGAAGCTTGGTTATACGGATGTGACGAATGTTCGGCGCGGGATGAATGGGTTAAGGGCGGGGTAA